ACACAAGTACCTGCGCAAAGCCCCAAtctttcagctgcttttAGGAGGACGAACACGGTGGGAATGTCTCACTGTGTAAGTGACGAAAGCGTGTCTCTTGGCGGCCATTTACCATAAATAGGTTGTGCGTACCTGTTTAAGAAAGGCAAACGGCCTGCGAGACAAGACATTTCAACCACGTTGTGCGGAGATGTTACCTGCAAGGGCAAGACATGCGCGATGATGCTCATTTGTTCGCCACCCAATGGACGCGAGCATAAAGGAGATGCCGATCAATCGCAGATCAAGGTACCGTGGAGTAGtttgaaaaaggaaaaagatggaaacaaaaaaggaatcGTTTTCGCCGTGCTGTAGTCGGCAAGTGGCCCTTCATCGCATCGGCTCAGTGTATCCTTCATCTTTTGCATTTTAATTCTGCTGCCTGGATCTATACGCTCTATACGCCAATTATGTGACTCGCAAAGgcgcatgtacatgtaggcgGAAGGGCTGAAATCCTTAAAAGTGACTGCGGAACGACAAAAAGTGGTACAGCAGAACGTTCTAAGCGCTTCTCCGGGGCCGGCCCCTCACTAGCGGTAGTGCAAAATATGCAGAATGTGAGACTACCATCTCAGTATCTAGATTATATTCACCCTTAAATACGTTGTaaagaagggggggaaagtAAGTGAAAGCCATCAAGATACCATCGCTCTCTTGATATCTCTCCTGTTCTTACAATCACTCTTTTGCTACTTCCATTCTCTCTTCAAACCAAAAGCAGTGCCAATTGGAATCCAACCAGTCTGCAATCAGGCATCAACAGGCGATCTGCCTAATCAGGAACTATGGGATCTGAAATCCGTACCAAAGTGCCCTATATCGAAACGCCGCTCATAAAATCCACAACGCTCTCAGAAGTAGCCGGCTGGTAAGAACACACGAATAATCTTATAGTAAACCTCTGTTGATGAGAGTAAACGCTAACATCACATCAGCAATGTCTTCCTCAAACTGGAAAACCTCCAGCCCTCAGGGTCCTTCAAGTCCCGCGGCATAGGCAACTACCTGGTGGCCAAGCTGGCTGAACATGCATCTGAACCCAGCAACACTCACTTCTACTGCTCATCCGGAGGAAACGCTGGACTGGCCTGTGTCCATGCCGCCATCACCCTGGGATGCCGCGCCACTATTGTCGTTCCCATGTCTACTACAGCATACATGATAGACAAGATGCGACAAGCTGGCGCTACAGATGTTATTCAAGTGGGCGCTTCATGGCAAGAGGCCGATGAGTACTTGACTGGCACTCTTATGGAGGAAGCCCGAGCAAAGGGCGAGGTTGCCATCTACGTGCCTCCGTTCAACGCCCAAGAAATATGGGATGGGAATGCGACCATTTCAAAGGAGATTGCGAAGCAAATTCCTACCATGACTAGACACTATCCAGTATCTATTGATGGAAAATCGGACCATGATCTGACAGCACGCATAGAGAACGTCGACGCCGTCATCTGCAGCGTGGGCGGAGGCGGCCTCTTCTCGGGTCTGATGCAGGGCCTCGACGACCTCTCCATGCAAAAGACCCGAGTCATTACTGTGGAAACATTGGGTGCAGACTCTCTTTACCAGGCCGTGCAAAAGCGTGAGCTTGTGACACTGCCTGCCATCACAAGCCTGGCCACCACGTTGGGCGCCAGGACGGTGTGCAAAAAGGCCTTTGAGTACGGGCTCCGTGAGCAAGTCTCGGCGGTTGTCGTCTCCGATGCTGAAGCCATTGCCGCAAGCAAGCGGTTCGCCAGCGAAGAGCGGTTCCTTGTCGAGTTGTCGTGCTCGGTTGTTCCTGCGGTGGTGTACGGCGGCAAGCTGAAGGAGCTGGTTCCCGGTCTCAACAAGAATAGTGTCATTGTGCTTGTGATATGCGGAGGGGTCAATATTTCCTATGAAATATTAGAAGAGTATACGGCAGGCTTGGCGTCTACACATGCGAGCTGATAGAGCTAGAAGGGAACGAAAAGGACATGGTGGAAACATAGATCTAGACCACACGCTAAACAAGGGCATAGGAAAGTGTTGAACCGGAGATTTAATAATTGTAAATATAGACATGGCTGAAAATGCCTATTCCGTTGTTCGTAACGACAATGATTGCCACGAAGGTGTCCCTAATTCTCCGTAGGAGGTTGGTTATTCATCCAGCCGAATCCGTCACGCGGGTAAAGTCGAAGGGAGCCGAAAAGGGAAAGCAATAATTCATGAATGGTTACTTTTCATTTACACCACCGCGTACGTTGCCTCAACGATCCGTTCGGAAAAGAGTATGCTTAGCGAAATCATGTATTTGGCGACCCTCCAAGTTGCGAGGCTGATGTAGATGAGGACCCTGGCACCGGCGTCCTCGACACCTCTGTGAGCCGAACAAGCAGGCAAGACTCAAAAGGCGTGAGCCGGAGAAGCATTCTGATAGTAACGTGGGGGTTTGTGGTTCCCGAACCTCTTACTCTTGCTGAAAACGAGACCGAGCCTGCATGTTATTCAATAGACTCAGCACATAGGTCGCATTGTGAACTGCATGGTGGTATGGCAGGGCTGGTGCATCTAGAAGAAAAACTCCTGTTCAGTCCTGTAGCGATGGCCCGTCAACGGCTGGGATCTGGCCAAAAGGCTGCTCGTGAAGGCGAAGATGGTGTGGCCGGGTTACGGCTCGCTGGCCGCCCCGATGCAGGAAAACGGGTCCCCTTGGAAGCCATCATGGAGCTGTTCAAGTCTAGGATCCAGCCGCTCTGCCCATTTGCAACGTGGCGCATCTCTGAATCCGCGAGAACCCCATTAGGCCATGGCTGATGCGTCCTGACTcccgaagaagaagaagacaaaataACCAGAGGCCAAGAGCAAATCATCTGCCGTGCCACACATCAAAGATGCTTCGGAGTGGCTCTTGGACGTTTTCTTCGGGCTGGGTGGAGCCACAGCGAAACGAAAATACCAAGCCAAGACAGCCAGTCCCCAAAGCCTATTGTCAGCATCTGTCCGTATCTGCAACCGACCTGCATATGATTGAAAAGCCTGGCGCCTATTGGCTCGCCGGTGGATGGCCTCGAGACTCGACCCGTCATAGGTCACGTCCAAAAAGCCACTGGAGCGCAGCCCAAGTGCAGATATTACTCCATAGATATTGggaagctgcagcaagaaTCTGGCCTCCAAGGCAGCCACGCGCGGACAAATTACTGCTCACGATCCACTGCATATGCAGTGGTCGCAAAGGATTCAAAGGCCAAGATACGAGGCGTTTGCGGAGTTGGATGCAGCACGTAGagattcttttctctcccttgtcCCCTTTCTCCCGCTTctgcttccatctcgtcccTTGGCAACGTTGGCGTAGCGTCGAAGCCCATACCACCAAGTCTCAATTTCTGTCTAGCTGGGCAGGCGAAAAGACGAGTCCAGAATTTCTTGGGTGTGATTCAAAGGCCACGGGGAGCCATTCTGTGATTTATTGTCTGTGTTACCCTGGCCAGAATACCTTTGTAGTTCCATGGTGggaacaacagcaacagccaagTCGGAACGGTTCTCGTACGTACTTGTCGTGTGTAGCCGTAGAAATTTCCTCTTGCTGGGCTACACAGAAGCGAGTCACCAGATGATAATGCTACTACCAATTAGTAGTAGTAGAAGGAAGCTGACCATGGCTAGCAAACGGCACTCCATCCCTTGTCCTGAAAGTTTGCGCTACGGGTGGCTTCCGAGAGTATCAATCAACCACGAGGCCCCTGGCGAGCATTTTGGGCTACATGCCGATCTGGTTAATGCTGGCGCGATATCCGATCCTGTTAGTTGTCGCTGGGAGCCTTCGGAGCGCCATCAGCTTTAGCCGCTCGACGGCCGCGGGACCTAGATAAGGTAGCAGCCATGGGCCAACGGATCAAATGGGATAGATTGGAGATATTGGAGATGGGCATCGGAGAAGCCCATTATCAAGCCGCGAGACAAAGAAAGAGTCTTCAACACCGCCCCCATTGCCAATATTGATATCGGTTCGGGATGCCACACGCCGTGTGTGCGAGTGGGCTCGTTTTCTGCCTGTTCATCTCGTCTATGCCGCCAAGAAAGCCACTTCAAGGGCGACAGGGGAAAGCaattgatggcagcagcattagCTGGCGCCATgtgcagcatcagcaccatCTTTCAGCTGCCAACACGCCGTGCTGCCCAGGAAAACAGCACACAAGCGGCTATCGAGGCGGCCCGGAAAGCAATATTGCGACTATGCTCCGTACAAAACACCCACATGCCACCGACAGGCCAGCGCACGGCAGGGCGGGGGTGGGGAAGAAGCTGTAAGTGTGTGAGCGTACAGTATGTAGCTGTTCAGCCCGCAAGGATCAGGTATCAAAGAGGATTGAAAAACAAATTTTACAAGTCCcaagacaaacaaacaatCGAGCAACGGCCGGGGTCAGAAGCCAAAAGGTTGGGCCAAGCAGCCGGCGGGGTGGATTATCCTTTGTTCCCAGCGCACGGCGCACGTTAATTTGCTGTGGCCGCCTGGAATTGGCATGAGGGCCCTTCTGCAGGCGTGGCTAATGCAGGTCGGCTGCCAGAAATACGAGAACCACCTGAGCGCGCCAACCCTTGCGGTCAGCATCTCTCCAATCGAGGGCCGCGATGCCGCCACTCCGGGCTGAGGGCAAGGGACAGGGGCCTTTGCGGCGCCGTAGCGTTGCAGCGCTGCTTCTCGACGCTGTGAAGCTATACGACGCCATGGACGACAAAcggcagagctgcagcatccATCGCACgactctgctgcagcctcacGCCCCCCCTCCGGCAAACTCTGCCATGTCCTTCTTTTCCGcttgctctgcttctgcttctggttCCTGTTCTTCGTTATAAAGACATGAGTCTGCCCGCTCGATTGGTTGGGATTTGAGGCCATCCACACTTCGCtcgtgtgcgtgtgtgtgtcgATAGAGGAGGTTACACAACAACAGTCCTTGAGTTTAGCTGTTGCTGACACGCCGCCCTCTCCTCTATACCCTCAATTTGATTATTTATTGCTCTTGGTTTATACCAATTCGATATTATcgacacaaaaaaaagggcatcTGGGCGGAAATCTCCCAAATCATCCCGCCATGAAGTCGACTGCTGCCCTATtgggcctcctcggcctggCTGGCTCAGCTCGTGCTGATCCCACATGGCCAAACGCAATAGACGAGATTGAGGAGATCATGACCCAGCTTCAGTCGTTCCGCGCACGCAAATTTGCCGACACTGTGAGCCCATGCTCCAATGAGGCCTCGGGCCCCGGCCGACAGAACGCTGCCGAGTGGCTCCGTGTCGGCTTCCACGACATGTCCACGGCGAACACCTTCTTTGGCATTGGTGGCCTCGACGCCTCGCTCCAGTACGAGCTGAACGATGGTGAAAACACCGGTCCGGGCCACAAGACGACGCTGGAGTTTATGGGCCCTTACCTCTCTCCTCGATCTTCTTTGGCAGATTTGATTGCCTTGGGCGTCTATACATCCGTTCGCTCTTGTGGCGGCCCTTCTGTCCCAATTCGCGTTGGCCGAATAGATGCCACCCAGGCGGGACCTGTGGGCGTGCCCCAGCCCCAAAACTCAGTCTTTACCTTTCAGCAGCAGTTTCAACGCATGGGCTTTAATACCGAGGAAATGATCCAGGTCACTGCCTGTGGTCACACTCTGGGTGGTGTTCACAACACCGAATTTCCCACTCTTGTTCCCACCGGGACCGGTGCCGACGGCGAAGGGAGCCTTGACTCGACTGATGCCGTTTTCGACAACAAGGTCGTAACTGAGTATCTGTCTGGGAATACCACAAACCCTCTTGTTGTCGGTCCCTCGGTCAAGCTTGGCATGAACTCCGACTTCAAGGTATTCAATGCCGATGGTAACCAGACCATGGAGGCTTTGGCCGATGCCGACAGCTTCACCTCTGTCTGCAAGACTGTGCTGCAAAAGATGATTGAAGTTGTTCCTCCTGGTGTCAAGCTGTCCGACCCCATCGTGCCTTACAAGATCAAGCCTGTAAACATGCAGCTGACACTCATCAATGGCGGCAGCACCCTTCAGCTCACGGGTTACATCCGCGTCAAAACCACTGGCCTTGCACAGAACAGCATATCCAGCGTAACCATCACCTATAAGAACCGCAAGGGCACCACCGACTGTGGCCTCAGCTCTTGTGTTGTCACCGCCACCGTTCAGGGCATTAGCCAAGGTTTCGACGATACTTTCAACTTCTATCCCATTGCGGCCAACATCCTCGCCACGTCTGGTATCTCGTCCTTTACCATTACTGTTAACAACGCCGATGGCACCAAGGATGTTTACGACAACAACGGCCAAGAGTATCCCATCCAAGATGCAATCGTCTTCCAGGCTCCCCAGAGCTGCGTCCTGGGATCCTCTGGTGCTCTGACTGCTGTGGCTGCCGTTCGCAACGACCGTCTCAGCCAAGGTGCGCAGGCCAGAATCTGGTACAAGACTCCCCAGACAAGTAGCCCTATTCCCCTCCTGCAAAATACCACGCTTGACCTCCAAAAAGGTCAATGTGTCGGGCCTTATACTTTATTCAATGTCGACTACGCCATTCAGGGTGGCCTAGCCTACGAGGGATACGTCGATGTCATCAGCGGCGACCAGTCTGATAGCTTCAAGGCCCTTACAGGCATCGGTGGTACTTGCCGTGCTTTTGCCAATCCTGCCACATGCAATGGCGGCGATTCAGGATCTGTTGGCTCGACGAGCATCTCAACTCTTCCAGCCACCACTTCTGCTGCCCCTACATCTGAGCCTGCAACCAGCGACCCGATTACCTCTGACCCCCCTACGACGGTACCTCCTGCGACAGTACCTCCTACAACAGTGCCTCCAACAACAGTGCCTCCCACTACGACAGTTGCTGCTCCCACTCACCGTCCTACGGTTGGGGGGGTATGTAATGGTATCTTGCTGGACGGAGGGTGATGCCGTGCGTGCACTAAACGGCAACTCATACTCCAACGACTCGATGACTTTGGAAAGCTGCAAGGACTACTGCAGTAGCTACGTCTACTGGGGAACTGAATACGGTCGAGAATGTGAGTGTCTCTTATCTGGCTTTTATATACGTCTTATTGAACTTTGTAACTAACTCATGCGCGACTCAGGTTATTGTGGTAACAcgctggccaagagcagTGAGGCAGCCCCTATTGGTGAGTGCAACATGGTTTGCGCTGGCGATGGCAGTGAGTTCTGCGGTGCCGGCAACCGTCTTGAGCTTTATTCAACAACTGTCACTCAGCCTCCCTCTCCCACTGGCACTCTAACTCACGAGCCCACTGTCGGTCCATATACACTGGTGGGGTGCTGGACGGAAGGTGAGGGCGTTCGTGCTCTGGCCCAGGATGCCACTATTGCAGAGAACATGACGAACGAAGCCTGTTCTGAATTCTGTTCAGATTATAGGTACTTTGGCACTGAGTACGGTGATGAGTGCTATTGCGGTAGCTTCCTCGAGAGCACCAGCGCAACTGCACCTCTGGCCGATTGTAACATGCCCTGCGCTGGCAATCAGTTCGAGTACTGCGGAGCCAGCAACCGTCTTGAGCTTTATATCAACCCCAACGTTACTGGCGGCTCGCCCGAGcagcccgctgctgctggtgacTTTGTATTCGTCGGCTGCCAAACAGAAGGCAACGGCACCCGTGCCCTGACTGGTTCTGCCAGCGCTGCAGGTACCATGTCGAATGAAGCTTGTGCCACGTTTTGCGATGAGTTTAAGTACTTTGGCACTGAGTATGGCAGCGAATGCTACTGCGGCAACGCTCTTGATCCGTCTTCTTTGGAGGCTCCCGCGTCCAACTGCAACATGCTCTGCAGCGGCAACGACCTAGAGTACTGTGGCGCGGGTAACCGCCTGTCACTTTACACGAAGAAACCCGCTCAAATTACATAGAAAGAATATGGCACTGAAAGGGTTGTTCTAAACGTATAGAACCATGTTCGATATTTGTCGTTTATTTATACCATTGTGTATACGGCGCCTTTATGGGACCATTTGGATTCGAGGGATGGGTATATAGGATAGGATATAATGCGCGCGACGCAAGGGTTTTAAGGGTTTTGAATCAAAGACAAGCGAGAAGCTACGACTATTATGAAGTAAATAAAGCAGCACTGATTTAAATATCATTGATTCATACACACCTTATGACTGAGAGATGCTATTGCCTAAAGGAAGAAATCGTTGATATTAACGATGCCATGCCCAGCGGTGATTTAGCGCTCATCAGTTTAGCGCCTAATGGGTATcggtgcagctgcagccacagcccCGCGACGCGCTTTTACTAGTGACATGCAATCATTCATTCGTTCAATCCCATCCCTCGTTAGATTCACCTACAAAACCTCGTGTGTTTCTCTCCATCACTCCCATCGATTGCAGCTTAGAACTGCAGCTTTCCAATAAACATGGCCGACACCACACCCGAGCATGATCGCGAGGTAAGATTAGAAGAACTGATTGCTGCCCCTCTCACATTGAATGAATCAACCACAAGCTCACTGCAAAACACCACCAGCGCCTCAAATCCGCCCTCTGGTACGCCATAGGCCAAATCGTCGATGAAGAATCTCTGAAACGCGACCGCAATGCGACACCACAATTTATTGGTGCTTTGACCGAAATGGTCTGGAATCAAATTGGTATGTaaggcctttttttcacCGAGCATCTCATGCTTTAtacgtatatatatatacacgcacagagagagagaagagagactcACTTCGTCTTACTGCTACTTGTCAGAAAATGTCGCCGTCGACCTAGAAACTTTCTGTAATCATGCCGGTAGGACGACCGTCACCACAGACGATGTGCTCCTGCTGGCGAGGAAGAATCCGGAGTTGCATCATATCATGAAGGAGTATGTGGATGGCCTGAAGGCGGGTAAAGAGGCTGGGGCGGGGAGTAGTCGGACTGGTGGTgcgaagaagaacaaggcgaAGAAGTAAATTCTCGTTTCCTGGGATGctggttttcttttttgcgtTTGTATCTGCGTATTAAACAATGTGGAGAGGGAGGAGCGACAAGGTAAGAACAAATTGAAATCGAGGTCGTCTTGGTCGATGTTGCTGATTATTGGGTGATTAGACAGGTATACGAGATGCTACAATTACTAGGGGGAGCATCACCATGTCCTTCGAGTCATGGCTTTGATCACGGCCTATATGGCCATCTCTCATCAAGACGCCTTTGAATGCGCAATCGTGTCAATATTACAacaatcttttctctccttgaCCTTATACAGAAGCATAATTCATATCCGCGAAGCTACCCTTGAGCAAAGATCATGCAAGAGGGAGTTTATATGAAGAAGGATTAGCTATGAAAGGCGTCATATTCGGAGCTTACATATTGATATGTAATTACATAGGCTTGAGGCTCAAACACATAGCGTAGCCTTCACGTTAATATACGACTAGGGGCTACGCCAATTCTATTCGCCCAACAGTTCATGGAATCGGCGATGGGTGCTTCCAGACTATCCCGGTTGCTAATTTTATTTGAACAGCAGGGAGTGTTATTTCAACGTTAATAAAGGAGTAAAACATGGACGCGTAGCCACCTCTAAATACTGCTATACGATTCTCCATCAATCGGCCATTACTACTCCTTTCCATTAGTTGGAAGAGAATGGCCTGAAAATCGTACGCTAATGCCAGAAACTCCATGTCTAAATagcttgatcttgaagcACGCCAttagaaaaagcaaagttTCAGGGGATAGTGCATTTTATTGACTCAGGGGTTCCCAACAAGAGAATAAGTCCGGATTTTGGGCTTGGATAGAAGATACTCTGAAGCATGTTCAAATTTGCGTGAACTCTCATTCGACTAATTGCTATTAACGGCGTTTTGATGCCAAAAGATTTATGGGCATCATATAAAAGTGACGAGAGCACATGTAGTTATACATACGAGAGCAATAGTGTCTAAGCTAGCTCAAAAGCAAGAATGACATGGAAACAACTATGAGCTGTTATAGCgcaagaggcagagagcatGGGCGCAGAAGATGGACCATGGATTAATACTTCTGCTACATCTACTGTGTTCTTTTCGCTTCTGTCATTTTCATCCACGACTTGTATTTTGCTGAAATAACTCTTAATGAGTCGGTAGCAGTGCTAGGTACACGTAGGCACCAACGGCTGGCGTTGCTACCATCGTATCGTGTGATGATACAATGAGACGGTCGATGCCATACTCGGCGAGAAAATTCATGCCAACGAGCATCCAGGGTCGTACGTCCTTTTCAACCCATGCCACAGCACAGTGTGAGGGACTGTCTTGGATCTTTCAGTACGCCAGCCTCTCTTTCACAGACGCCGTGACAGATGCCGTGGCTGATAAGGGGATATAACCATGATATACATGTAACCATGCCTGGgtatagaaaagaaaggagagggagcGTCTTCGCCAATACGCTCAACACCCGAAACGAAGGTCTCCTTTCGCCGCATTCCTTGACAGTGGAGCCCCTCTCGCTTCCCAGATGACTGGTCGAGAAGCAGAGCCGTCAGCTGGATGCATGTATCGGCATCGCGGGTAGCTGCCGCTGAATCTATCTAAGCATCAGCACCCCCGTCAGTTTTGTCTCGGGCAACGATACACTGCCGCCTTGCACACCATCTTCAGAAGATGCTTGTACCACTAGGTAGTTTTGAAGGGGTAGGACTTCAAATTGTATTCAGTAGTGTACAGACCCTCGCAGAGGTACTTGAGCGAGACTCTCGTAACCTTGTAGGGATTGACCCATTTTCACATCAGCAAGGCCTGaattcatcgccatcgttgACAGGGAGCTCCAGGCCGCGTTTTGACGTGCGTGCTACCAAGTAGCTGCTTCAGCCCTTTGGCACCAGACTGCAATCAGGTGGCTGCCCGCAGGCGTGGCGGGCGGAACCGCCATCTAGTGGCGGGTTGGGAGGCCGTTAGGGCGCCGTTAGGGCGTTTTCGCCGCCCACAAGGCAGAGCCAGCGATCAGTGATGTGCAGCTGGCGCGGTCTCGGTGCATGTACCTGCTAGGCCGAGGCCCGTGCCCAGGCTGTCGCTGGCAGGAAAAGCTGCTGGGGCGAGCTCGAGGGCGCCAAGGGCCCTTACCTAAGGCCTCCTGAGCAAATGAAAAGGCCTGCTGCTCTCCGTCATCCTGCATCCTGCACGACCTGCCCTACGCCAATAGCTTTCGCCGTCCTGCACCTCAAGGGAAgggaagcaaaaaaaaaaaaaaaaaaaaaactttgtACACCCTTTTCTGCTGGCTCGCCCATATCACAACATTCTACAGAtgcgctgcagctcggcaTTGCTCTCGATTCCAGTTCCAGTTCCAACTCGCCGTTCCGACCGATGACCCAGTCCGGCGTCCTTGACCACAGCTGAACAGCGACTCCTCTTGGCGTACCGTCCAACCTCGACACTCTCCCTGCCTCGCCTGCGAAACCGATCTGCCTCCATTGTTTCTACGCTGTACCACCGACTTCACAGCTCTGTCTGCTTGCGAACGTACTCCTTCTGCGCacgtgctgctgccgccataGTCTTTCTGGCTTCATATACCTGCGGGAACCTTGATGTCCTGTCCAGGATACATGGTCCTCGAGGAGTGAGTGGTTGATTctgtctttttgtttttggccAAGTGCGGTACTCCCATCATAGCCTGCTCCGGTTGCGCAACCCTCCAACGGTTCGTACCGGCGAGTTCTGGCAAGCGCCTTTGCGGCAGCGAGATATCCAAGCTACACGATTACCTCATGTCCCTTCCAATCCCCCCGCTTGCATGGCCTTGTTCGACTAAGTCAAGTTCTTCATATGCTTACACGCTAGCATAGTCCCTCTTCGCAGCCAAGCCTCAGACCTTCTAAGACGAGCACATGTCCCCACAGCCTGGAGAGGATGTTTCGTCGCCGGATTCCATACGCCCCAGCGGCATCGCCAGCGTCTTCCGTGGCCTGACCGGCTCAAAGTCGACCAAgtctccgccgccgctctcgtcgtcgacggcgGCGCTCCCAAGAACCGACTTCAGTAATGCCGTGCCAATAAGCTCTCGCGGCCTATCCGCAAACCATATGGATGCTTTCGAGCTTTTGAAGCATGGCAGTCAATCCGAGCGCATCTCGGCTGCCAACACTCTTAAATTCGCCATTAGCGGCTACCCACTCAATCCCGTCCTCGAGATATGGTATGCTGCCAAGGATCTGATTGAGCAGAGCAAGCCAAATGCGATGCGGCAGGCCGGCTGGGAGCTGCTGACGGAATGTGTCAAgcactcttcttccacagATTTGGAGCGGAAAGAGT
This portion of the Trichoderma atroviride chromosome 6, complete sequence genome encodes:
- a CDS encoding uncharacterized protein (EggNog:ENOG41~CAZy:AA2~SECRETED:SignalP(1-19)); the protein is MKSTAALLGLLGLAGSARADPTWPNAIDEIEEIMTQLQSFRARKFADTVSPCSNEASGPGRQNAAEWLRVGFHDMSTANTFFGIGGLDASLQYELNDGENTGPGHKTTLEFMGPYLSPRSSLADLIALGVYTSVRSCGGPSVPIRVGRIDATQAGPVGVPQPQNSVFTFQQQFQRMGFNTEEMIQVTACGHTLGGVHNTEFPTLVPTGTGADGEGSLDSTDAVFDNKVVTEYLSGNTTNPLVVGPSVKLGMNSDFKVFNADGNQTMEALADADSFTSVCKTVLQKMIEVVPPGVKLSDPIVPYKIKPVNMQLTLINGGSTLQLTGYIRVKTTGLAQNSISSVTITYKNRKGTTDCGLSSCVVTATVQGISQGFDDTFNFYPIAANILATSGISSFTITVNNADGTKDVYDNNGQEYPIQDAIVFQAPQSCVLGSSGALTAVAAVRNDRLSQGAQARIWYKTPQTSSPIPLLQNTTLDLQKGQCVGPYTLFNVDYAIQGGLAYEGYVDVISGDQSDSFKALTGIGGTCRAFANPATCNGGDSGSVGSTSISTLPATTSAAPTSEPATSDPITSDPPTTVPPATVPPTTVPPTTVPPTTTVAAPTHRPTVGGVCNGILLDGG
- a CDS encoding uncharacterized protein (EggNog:ENOG41), which produces MTLESCKDYCSSYVYWGTEYGRECYCGNTLAKSSEAAPIGECNMVCAGDGSEFCGAGNRLELYSTTVTQPPSPTGTLTHEPTVGPYTLVGCWTEGEGVRALAQDATIAENMTNEACSEFCSDYRYFGTEYGDECYCGSFLESTSATAPLADCNMPCAGNQFEYCGASNRLELYINPNVTGGSPEQPAAAGDFVFVGCQTEGNGTRALTGSASAAGTMSNEACATFCDEFKYFGTEYGSECYCGNALDPSSLEAPASNCNMLCSGNDLEYCGAGNRLSLYTKKPAQIT
- a CDS encoding uncharacterized protein (EggNog:ENOG41) — protein: MADTTPEHDRERLKSALWYAIGQIVDEESLKRDRNATPQFIGALTEMVWNQIENVAVDLETFCNHAGRTTVTTDDVLLLARKNPELHHIMKEYVDGLKAGKEAGAGSSRTGGAKKNKAKK